One window of Priestia filamentosa genomic DNA carries:
- a CDS encoding NAD(P)/FAD-dependent oxidoreductase — MESFDVIVIGAGVIGSSVAYHLAKKGLDVALIEKGGIASGTSSRCDAVALICDKKPGIDTEIGYASIQLFKQLAKEFSVDFEFASRGSLYVCETDKELEIARGYVSEQAKDGYDMRMVDKQELQQIEPYLADDLAGGIWTEVDSSMNPYKLCYAFVEEGKKLGLKVCDYHSVQDITLDNKGRVESVVTDRGTFKTKRIVNCAGVWSPKIAQMVGVHIPIKPRKGMVLISEKTPFKVASQKVHEFGYMLSKFEDINFKRNVSELVEKHNVAFTIEPTDANNFLIGGHRAFRGFDISSEVEVMRAIAERAIRFLPKLKDINCIRAYAGVRPWVEDHLPIVSEVEHVPGFFIASGHEGDGISMSPITGRMVTQLITGEPTDFNIDKLNYSRYKKKLAVNV; from the coding sequence ATGGAAAGTTTTGACGTTATTGTCATCGGAGCTGGTGTAATTGGATCTAGCGTAGCCTATCATTTGGCTAAAAAAGGGTTGGATGTTGCATTAATTGAAAAAGGCGGTATTGCATCAGGTACTTCTAGTAGATGTGACGCAGTAGCCTTAATTTGCGATAAAAAACCAGGTATTGACACTGAAATTGGCTATGCAAGTATTCAACTTTTTAAACAATTAGCAAAAGAATTTTCGGTAGATTTTGAATTTGCTTCAAGAGGAAGTCTCTATGTTTGCGAGACAGATAAAGAGCTAGAAATTGCCAGAGGATATGTTTCTGAACAAGCTAAAGATGGTTATGATATGCGCATGGTTGACAAACAAGAATTACAGCAAATTGAGCCCTATTTAGCAGATGATTTAGCTGGTGGGATATGGACAGAGGTAGACTCGTCTATGAACCCTTATAAATTATGCTATGCGTTTGTTGAAGAAGGAAAAAAGTTAGGGTTGAAAGTCTGTGACTATCATTCTGTACAAGATATTACACTAGATAACAAAGGAAGAGTTGAAAGTGTAGTAACAGATCGAGGTACCTTTAAAACCAAAAGAATTGTGAATTGTGCCGGAGTATGGTCACCTAAAATAGCTCAAATGGTAGGAGTTCATATCCCGATTAAGCCAAGAAAAGGCATGGTATTAATATCTGAAAAAACGCCGTTTAAGGTAGCAAGTCAAAAAGTTCATGAATTTGGATATATGTTATCTAAATTTGAAGATATTAATTTTAAAAGAAATGTAAGTGAGTTAGTTGAAAAACATAATGTAGCCTTCACGATTGAGCCCACTGATGCAAATAACTTTTTGATAGGCGGTCATCGGGCCTTTAGAGGATTTGATATTAGCTCAGAAGTTGAAGTAATGCGTGCTATAGCGGAGAGAGCCATTCGCTTTTTGCCAAAACTAAAAGATATTAACTGTATCAGAGCCTATGCAGGCGTAAGACCCTGGGTTGAAGACCATCTTCCAATTGTATCAGAGGTAGAACATGTACCTGGATTTTTTATTGCTAGTGGACATGAAGGGGATGGAATTAGCATGTCTCCTATCACTGGAAGAATGGTAACTCAGCTTATTACAGGTGAGCCAACCGATTTTAACATTGATAAGCTGAATTATTCTAGATACAAAAAAAAACTAGCTGTTAACGTCTAA